One Xyrauchen texanus isolate HMW12.3.18 chromosome 2, RBS_HiC_50CHRs, whole genome shotgun sequence genomic window carries:
- the LOC127618573 gene encoding uncharacterized protein LOC127618573 has protein sequence MESSPLDKVIQSLASMHQAQQQALLELHQEQDQCFQDILRALVEDRQALWSLLHQGEGPSMTPDPATSMASVTLLKMGLPEGTVCPVPSPGVAEGSGPAGGGPYGGVPNRGGALSLSLLPLCFLPSLSTPLSLSPLSRPCSSTRRHGNPPQKPAPRLHWFIPFLATSGSKQSPPQADVPAPTRVSVTKKDTGSWILQTQV, from the coding sequence atggagtcctcgcctcTGGACAAAGTTATCCAGTCCCTTGCCAGCATGCATCAGGCTCAACAACAGGCCCTGCTTGAGTTGCATCAAGAGCAAGACCAGTGCTTCCAAGACATTCTCCGAGCTCTAGTAGAGGATCGTCAGGCACTATGGAGCTTGTTACACCAGGGGGAAGGCCCAAGCATGACCCCGGACCCAGCAACCTCCATGGCTTCAGTCACCCTCCTGAAAATGGGTCTTCCAGAAGGGACAGTGtgtccagtgccatcgcctggCGTCGCTGAAGGAAGCGgtccagctggcggaggtccatATGGCGGCGTGCCCAATCGCGgaggagccctctctctctctctcctccccctgTGTTTTCTCCCATCTCTTTCCACTCCCctctcactctctcctctctccagGCCCTGTTCCAGCACCCGGAGGCATGGAAATCCGCCACAGAAGCCGGCTCCTCGCTTGCACTGGTTTATCCCTTTCCTGGCGACTTCAGGGTCTAAGCAATCTCCCCCTCAGGCTGATGTACCTGCCCCCACAAGAGTGAGTGTAACAAAGAAGGACACTGGCAGCTGGATTCTTCAAACACAG